Within Candidatus Cetobacterium colombiensis, the genomic segment GCTTGATAAGGTCAGTTATCTTAGTATCATCTAGTTTTTCGCGAATATTGTCAAAGCCTTTTTTAGAATAGCACACTCTTCTTTAGCAGCGGCTAGTTCTTTTTGAAGCTTTCTAAAGTCATCGAGAGTGACAACCTCATCACTTTGGGTATTAATATTACTATATTTTTTTCTCCAAAGAATAAGATTGGATGAAGACACACCATATTCACGAGATACCTCTTTAAGAGACTGACCATTTAAAATTAAGTTAACAAGAGTTTTTTTAAACTCTTCATCATAAGTTT encodes:
- a CDS encoding transposase, with amino-acid sequence MVRKILSVVIPRFPDGTPKRKTYDEEFKKTLVNLILNGQSLKEVSREYGVSSSNLILWRKKYSNINTQSDEVVTLDDFRKLQKELAAAKEECAILKKALTIFAKN